Below is a window of Gossypium hirsutum isolate 1008001.06 chromosome A12, Gossypium_hirsutum_v2.1, whole genome shotgun sequence DNA.
CCGTGAGATCAATTTCATAGAGACGGGTATTTGTATGAAaattaaaccataattatttAAGTCTTCTTTGCAGATATTGTTGGaatccctataattaaggatagaaatctgATGGTATTGGaatccctataattaaggatagaaGTCTGTTGTGATCtcttgtaaatagaaactaatctcagttactgattcttaggaaattaggatatcaattactgattcttagggattaggatttatttcctttaaaatgattatttttctctttataaaGCTGTAAACTAAAGCAGTAGCAATATAACAGAATTTTTCCTCTGAGTGTTTTTATATGGCATCAGGGCTATAGGATTCATTCGAtcctatttttttctctaaattccCTTACTAAAAATTTCTGAGTGTTTTTATATGGCATCAGGGCTATAGGATGTTCTTGATGTTCGCTTAACCAAAACACAGCTTGAGACTCTCCATAAGATACTTGGTACTCCTACTACTCATGGATCTCTAGCAACTCAAGGTACTGCCCTCAACATTGCTTTTGAATCTAATAATCAATCTCCTTGGATACTCGATTCGGGCGCCTCTGATCACATGACAGGTGACTCCACGTTGTTTCACACCTACACTCCTTGTCATAACAAATCCCGAATCCGCATAGCTGACGGTTCTTACTCACCTGTGGCTGGAATAGGAGAAGTACAAATGACAGAGAATTTTTCTCTCGATAAAGTCCTACATGTTCCAAACTTGTCCTGTAATTTACTTTCaattagtaaacttactaaggatGAAAAAGTTCTTGCTGAATTTTCTGCAATTGGTTGTGTGATACAGGAACAGAAAtcggggaggatgattggcactgctaaagttgatgatggacTATATATTTGGAATAAAAACAGTACACAAGGGGGATTGGCTCTATCCACTGCAAAAGAGGACACTATTATGTTATGGCACCGTAGGTTAGGACatccaaactttgtgtatttgaaAAAACATCTTCCGTTATTTcgaaataaaagtattaattcCTTGAAGTGTGAAATTTGCCAATTATCTAAACATACCCGTGTGCCATACCCATTAAAACCACATATTCCGTCCCAACCTTTTTCGTTAATCCATAGTGACCTATGGGGAGCCAGCCGAGTGAAAAATATTACAGGGGCTAGATGGTTTATAACATTCATTGATGATCATACTAGGGTCTGTTGGGTCTATCTACTCAAAGAAAAATCTGAAACACCCAAAGTATtccaaaattttcactcaatGGTTCGAACCCAATTCAACTCTACCATACATACCCTCCGTACTGACAATGGGAGAGAATACTTCAACTCTGTCTTAAGTCCATACCTTTCTGACCAAGGCATTATACACCAAAGCTCGTGTCCTGACACTCCTCAACAAAACGGGATCTCTGAGAGGAAAAATCGTCATCTTCTTGATGTGGCTCGAGCCATAATGTTCACTATGAATGTTCCAAAATACTTGTGGGGAGAAGCTGTCCTTACTGCCTGCTATCTCATAAACCGAATGCCATCAAAGATCCTCAATTTCCAAACACCTCTAAATACTCTTTTAAAGGCCTTCCCTCTATTTCATGTCCCTAATCTTCTAGCCAAAATATTCGGCTGTAAAGCTTTTGTCCATaaccatcaaccaaatcaatccaAACTTGATCCTCGAGCCCACACCTGTATCTTCATTGGATATTCCCTTACACAAAAAGGCTATAAGTGTTACCAACATTGCGCCGAATGTTTGTCTCTCGAGATGTTACCTTCTTTGAAAATGAACCATACTTTGCAGCATctcatcttcagggggagatTTTTAATGAAGATGAGACCTTTAATACTCTCCTCATTATACCGCCTGATCCTACTACTACTATCCCAGATTTAGTTGTTTCCCCTATACAGCAAGAATTTAACACCGTCCTTCCCAATGACAATACCTCCACCGAAGTACAATAGCCACTTGGTCAAGGAAAACAGCAAATACAGGTTTACTCCCGACGGAATCGTTCTCCTGAAACTGATACAGCAGTGCCAATTACATCTCCAACCGAGGACTGTTCTGAAGCAGAAGTCCCACCTCCGTCACCATCCATCTATCTTCCAATTGCAGTTCGAAAGGGTACAAGGAGCTGCACTCAACATCCTATTTCTCGGTTTGTATCCTATGGAAATTTATCTAAGTCTTACAAAGCTTTTGTGACTAATGTTGATTCtgtaaaaattccaaaaaatataGAAGAGGCTCTTGAATCAGCTGAGTGGAGACAAGCCGTGATGGAAGAAATGAAGGCCCTCAAAAACAATGAAACATGGGAAGTCTCGGATCTGCCTAAAGGGAAAAAAACCGTAGGGTGCAAATGGATTTTCACTACGAAATTTAAACCCGATGGCCGTATTGACCGATACAAAGCTCGACTTGTGGCTAAGGGATTCGCCCAAACTTATGGTCTCGACTACAACGAGACGTTTGCACCGGTTGCCAAGCTAAACACCGTTCGGGTCCTACTATCTCTTGCTGCCAACCTTGATTGGCACTTGACTCAATTGGATGTAAAAAATGCTTTTCTCAACGGGGAATTAAATAAGGAGGTGTATATGGATTTCCCACCAGGGTTTGAAGAAAACAAGGACCAAGTGTGTAAGTTGAAGAAGTCCTTGTATGGGCTGAAACAATCTCCACGAGCGTGGTTCAGCCGATTTGCAAAAGCTATGACTAGCAGAAATTACATTCAAGGACAGGCAGACCACACCATGTTCTACAAGCACTCGGAAGAGGGTAAATGCTGCATCCTTATCGTTTATGTTGACGATATAATAATAACAGGAAATGACTCGAGCGAAATTTTGAGATTGAAAGAATTTCTTGGTACAGAGTTTGAACTTAAAGACTTGGGGagtcttaaatattttcttggtATGGAGGTAGCAAGGTCGAAAAAAGGTATCTTCATTTCCCAAAGGAAATATGTTCTTGATTTACTGTCGGAAGTTGGTTTGATGGGCAGCAAACCAGCCGAAACTCCTATGGAGTTTAACCTCAAATTGGGAACTAATGAGGATGGAGAAGAAATCAACAGGGGGAGATATCAACATCTAGTAGGAAGGCTCATCTACCTATCTCACACCCGTCCAGACATAGCCTTCAGTGTGAGTGTTATTAGCCAGTATATGCATGCCCCGAGGGAGAAGCACCTGGAAGCTGCATATAGAATACTAAGATACCTAAAAGGAACTCCTGGTAAAGGCCTGTACTTCTAGAAGACTATCAACCGAAGCGTGGAAGTCTACACTGATGCAGACTGGGCAGGTTCTGTTAATGATAGACGCTCTACAAGCGGCTATTGTAGTTATGTTTGGGGTAATCTCGTGACATGGAGGAGCAAAAAACAATCTGTGGTAGCACGCAGCAGTGCAGAGGCAGAGTATCGAGCACTATCTCATGGTATATGCGAAGGAGTTTGGATACAAAGACTTATGGGAGAACTAAAAGTGCCTTTTACCAGACCTATGAAGATGTACTGTGACAACCAGGCTGCTGTCAGCATAGCACATAATCCTGTGCATCATGATCGGACCAAATATGTGGAAATAGATCGtcactttataaaagaaaaagtacACTTAGGAGAAGTATGCATCATCTACCTACCTACTAGACAACAAGTTGCAGACATGTTAACCAAAAGTTTGAACAGAAACATGTTTGAAGAACTTAGTGGCAAGCTGGGTTTGATTAACATCTACACTccaacttgagggggagtgttggaatccctataattaaggatagaaatctgATGGTATTGGaatccctataattaaggatagaaatctgTTGTGATCtcttgtaaatagaaactaatctcagtaactgattcttaggaaattaggatatcaattactgattcttagggattaggatttatttcctttaaaatgattatttttctctttataaaGCTGTAAACTAAAGCAGTAGCAATATAACAGAATTTTTCCTCTGAGTGTTTTTACAGATATAGTTTCTGATAATCCCTCTTCTTCTCTTTACTAGTTCATATCACTCATTTCAACCCTGTTAAGCTTAATCTAATTACATGAACAGTGACTTGAATCTTTTTCCTCATTCTGAAAATGTACTTCATTTGAAGCTTAATTATGTTTGGTATTTTCTTTTTTGGCCAGAATTATGTCTGGTATTTAATGTGGTCCGTTTCAACCATTCTTAATTAGGGTCCCATTTCTTTGAGGAAAATCTGTTTAAGAGTGAGAATGATGTGGACATAAATGTGGTGCTAAAGCTTCCATGGACCCACACTCTAGTGGTCCCCAAGCCTCATCTTCCATGGAAATCAAAACTCTTCTCTATTCAAGTTGCATCGAAGCTTGGTCCAAGCTTTAGTTCTAGAACTGGTTTTGAAGTTCTGGACTTAGCTCTTCATGATGAAGTTGAAGAAGTAAGAAAAGAAGCTCTTGTTTGCATGCCGGTTATGGTGATCTCGTCTGGTCTTGATACTCTAGCAAACATGTTTAGAAGATTGGAGTAAGTGAGAAATTGGACCTATTTCTTCATTTGCATATCTTGCAGCGTTTGTAACCTTTTATAGTTTATTATGAGGTTTGGAGtctaaaatttcattcaaatgcCATGTTTAAAATATGATGGATGCTAATGATGATTCCCGCTGCAGGGAAGGTATATGAAGTTCTTTTATGCTTCATGTATAAAGGTTTACTCATTTGTATCATAACTAGATTCCTGCATCAAGAAGTTTGAGAATTCTTCATTAGGCTATTATCAGCCAGCTAAACTAagttttaattattcttttttcCTCATTTTGTTTGGGAAGTTTCATAtatcaactctttttttttaatgatttctttaTGTTTACTCTTTTGCCTTCTTTTTGTTACATGTAACACTTGTGATTAAAGTAGTCACTGTCTACTTGTGGCATGATAATTTGTTTTTCTTATAAGCAAGTTATTACAAAGGTTTGTCCGTGCAATACAAACTTTCAGTAATAGGATCTATGACATCATGAGTATTAAGACTGGTGAATTTCAATGATAGCTGGTTGTTCAAATAGGTTAATGGTAAACTCCTTTCATATGTTAGTTTGAGGAGCCTGCCTAGCCTGCCTAGCATGTTGAGTGTGATAGTCTCATGTTCTATTATTTGTTTTGATTACTAGGTATGTGGATAAAATATTCTATgctaatctttattttatttctgagGGAGGGTGGTGAAGAGGGGATGGATATCTTATCTTTTGGATAAAATGATTATTGCAAAGATTCCTGACTTGAACACATTTGCTGTATCTTCCATCCTTTGAATAAACAGGTCCTTGGAGAAAGATAAGCATGACAAGGTTAAGAAAGTGATTCCTTACTGTCTTGGATTTTTGTCATGCCTTTATGGATCTTACCATGGTGTTGACGGAATACAAAGATGTTCCtgcaaattatttttaaatatcaaagaTGAGAGACAGATTGAGACTTTTGATTATTTGTTAGAAGGATTTTGGTGTTCAAAGTGTGATAGTAGTGCGTTGCACAAAGATGAGCCTAATTCTAGGGTCATGCTTCCGCTGGAACCAAATAGTTTGGGGAGTAGTCACAGTTTTGATTTTGCTCATCTTTATTCTTTATATATTCATCTGCTTTTTGATGAGTCTTCTGAAGAGGTTCAGCTTGCCTGTGTAGCAGCTATTCGAAGGGTTGTTTTACATGGCCCCCAGGATGCTCTGTTTAAAATGAGAACAGAGTGGGTTAAATGCATTGATTTTCTTCTGCTCAACAGAAAGAAGTCCATTAGAGAAGCATTCTGCACTCAGATTAGTTCGTTCCTTCAAGATCCAGTACTGAGTTTTCTATTTTCAGATGGGAATGGTTCAAGTAAAAGCAGTGAGGAAAACTTCTTGGATATGATTAAAAATGCTCTGGCAGCCACTGAAGATCCCCAGATAATAGAGACTCTTCTGGAATCCACTGCAGAAATTATGATGGCAGTTGATGTTTATAGTAAACTCTTCCTGTTTTCCCTGATCTTATTGGTTGATCAACTGGACAATCTATACTTGACTGTGAGATTGAATGCATCACGATTAATACACAAATCTTGCTGTTTCCATTTTAATGGAGGCTTTGAACTATTGCTTTCTAAAGCTGTTTATATTCGCAATGAGCTGTTTGATTATCTATCTATCAGGCTTGCAAGCCGTCCGAAAATGGTGAAAGAGTTTGCAGAAGCAGTTCTTGGTGTTGAAACTAAAGAGCTACTTAACAAGATGATTCCTGTTGTTCTTCCAAAGCTTGTAGTGTCACAGCAGGATAACAATCAAGCAGTTGACACGTTATATGAGTTGGCCAAGTGCTTAAACACCGATGTGGTACCTCTGATAGTAAATTGGCTACCAAAAGTGCTTGCCTTTGCTCTCCACCAAGCAGATGAGAAGGAGTTGTTTTCTGCTGTACAATTTTACCATGCACAAATTGGCTCCAATAACCAAGAAATTTTTGCAGCTGCATTGCCTGCGCTTTTGGATGAACTTATATGCTTCCTTGATGGCGGtgatttgaatgaaataaatagtAGGTATAAACCTCCATCCTATCTAAGAATCTTGTGAATAAAGTTATCAAATGTTAAATACGTTTATTAATTATTTTCCTCTTTTTTCTGAAATACCCCCTTATATCACTTGCATGAACTTTACTAAGTGTTTGTTTGTGATTGGTGCATGTTGGCTTGACTCTGCACAGATGTCTGTTGTTTACTTCTTTTCACATGCTCTGTGCACATATCCTTCAttctaaatcatttatattttgttttctttttggaTGACAGCCAACATTTCAATGCTTTATTGATGGCACAGAAAATGTTTTAAGTATTGGAGGGCACAGTACTGATCATGATTGCTTTCTGTATAGGTTAGATAGAGTGCCTCACTTGATAAAAAAGGTTGCTAGAGTGCTGACTGATGCTGAGGATCTTCCAGGCTTCTTGAGGAATCATTTTGTGGGTCTCCTTAACAGTATCGACAGAAAAATGCTCCATTCAGAGGATTTTTCACTGCAGAAGCAAGCTTTGAAACGTATTGAGATGCTAATCAAAATGATGGGTTCACACCTGAATACCTATGTGCCAAAGTTAATGGTGATTCTCATGCATGCTATTGGTAAAGAATCACTCCAATCTGAAGGACTCTCTGTATTGCATTATTTCATTGTGCAGTTGGCAATGGTATCACCATCTAGCACTAAACATGTAATTTCTCAAGTTTTTGCTGCTCTTATACCCTTGTTGGAGAAAAATACAGAAAATTTGTCTGCTCATTTGCATAAGGTAGTGGAAATTCTAGAAGAACTTGTATTAAAGAACAGGGTTATTTTGAAGGAGCATATTCATGAGTTTCCTCTTTTGCCTAGTATTCCGGCTTTAACGGAAGTGAACAAAGCTATACAAGAAGCCCGTGGAGCAATGACCCTGAAGAATCAATTACGAGACGTTATTGCTGGTCTGAATCATGAGAACCTGAATGTAAGATATATGGTAGTGACTGAGTTGAGCAAGTTGCTGAAATTAAGAAAGGAGGATGTTGCAGCTCTGGTTAATGGTGAAGGTGGTTCGGACATGGATATTTTGAGCTCTTTGATCACATCTTTGCTCAGAGGTTGTGCTGAGGAATCAAGGACTGTAGTAGGACAGCGGCTGAAATTAATGTGTGCTGATTGCCTTGGAGCTCTTGGTGCAGTTGATCCTGCAAAATTAAGGAATGTTTCATGCCAACGCTTTAAAATTCAATGCTCAGATGATGACCTTATTTTTGAGTTGATCCATAAGCATCTAGCAAGGGCTTTCAGGGCGGCGCCTGATACAGTTGTTCAGGATTCTGCTGCTTTAGCTATACAAGAGCTTTTAAAGATTGCAGGTTGTGAGGCATCACTGGATGAGAATGCTGCTTCTATGTCACAGACTAAGAAGGATAAGGAACCTCTAAAGACCAGTTCTTTGGGGATCAAAACTTCTTATAGTAGCAGTGGGAACAGTAGTAGGGGTCAGAAATTATGGGATCGGTTTTCTAATTATGTTAAAGAGATAATTGCCCCTTGCTTAACCTCTAGATTTCAGCTTCCAAACGTGGCTGATTCTGCATCTGCTGGACCAATTTATAGGCCTTCTATGTCATTCAGGAGGTGGATTTTCTCTTGGATAAAAAAGCTGACTGCACATGCAATTGGATCTCGTGCAAGCATTTTTAATGCTTGTCGAGGCATAGTTCGCCATGATATGCAAACAGCAATGTATCTGTTGCCATATTTAGTCCTCAATGCTGTCTGTCATGGCACAGAAGAGGCACGGCATGGTATTACAGAAGAAATCCAATCAGTTCTTAATGCTGCAGCTTCAGAGAACAGTGGAGCTGCTGTTTATGGAGTCAGTGGTCGACAAAGTGAAGTTTGCATTCAAGCAGTTTTTACTCTTCTTGATAATCTTGGTCAGTGGGTGGATGATGTTAAACAAGAGCTTGCTCTCTCTCAGTCTTTATCATCAGCTTCAAGGCATCAGGCATCCAAGTCAAAGGATCAAAGTTTGGCTTTATCTGCAAGTCAAGATCAACTTCTTGTACAGTGTAAATATGTTTCTGAGCTTTTAAGTGCAATTCCAAAGGTTACCCTTGCTAGGGCTTCCTTCAGGTGTCAGGCTTATGCAAGGTCCTTAATGTATTTTGAATCTTTTGTGAGAGGAAGATCAGGTTCCTTTAATCCTGCTTCCGAGAGAAGTGGCATTTTTGAGGATGAAGATATTTCATATCTAATGGAAATATACAGTTGTCTGGATGAGCCTGATGGATTGTCAGGACTAGCATGCTTACGTAAGTCGCACAGTTTACAAGATCAACTCTTAATAAACAAAAAGGCTGGAAACTGGGCAGAAGTTTTGACGGTTTGTGAGCAGGCCTTGCAGATGGAACCGACCTCTGTTCAGAGGCATTCTGATGTTCTCAACTGTTTATTAAACATGTGTCATCTTCAGGCCATGGTTACTCATGTGGATGGCTTAATTTCAAGAATACCCAAATACAAAAAAACATGGTGCATGCAAGGTGTGCAGGCTGCATGGAGGCTTGGAAGGTGGGACCTGATGAATGAGTACCTTAGTGGAGCAGATGAAGAGGGCTTACTATGCAGCAGCTCTGAAAGTAATGCTTCTTTTGACCTTGATGTCGCAAAGATTCTGCAGGCAATGATGAAGAGGGATCAATTCTCTGTTGCTGAGAAAATTGCACTATCCAAACAATCTCTCATTGCTCCTTTGGCAGCTGCTGGCATGGATTCTTACACACGGGCTTATCCAATTATTGTCAAACTTCACTTGCTACGAGAGCTAGAGGACTTCCATACTCTTCTCATCGATGAATCTTTCCTGGACAAAGCATTTCATTTGGGTGATTTCGGATTTTCAAAAGTCATGGAGAACTGGGAGAGTCGACTCAGATTTACACAACCATCACTCTGGGCAAGGGAGCCATTGTTGGCTTTCAGGAGACTGGTTTTTGGTGCTAGTAACCTTGGTGCTCAAGTTGGTTACTGTTGGCTTCAATATGCGAAGCTCTGTCGTTTGGCTGGCCACTATGAAACAGCCAACCAAGCAATTCTAGAGGCACTGGCTTCTGGTGCGCCTAATGTTCACATGGAAAAGGCTAAGCTTCTTTGGAGTACTAGGCGCTCTGATGGTGCCATTGCTGAGTTGCAGCAATCTCTTCTGAACATGCCAGTGGAGGTTGTAGGATCTGCAGCAATATCATCAATTACTAGCCTTTCACTGGTTCCGCTAAATCCACAACCTTTACCTGGTGATACTCAAGCTATGAATGAGAACCAAGAGATTGCAAAGACCCTCCTCCTATATTCTAGGTGGATTCATTGCACTGGGCAGAAACAGAAGGAGGATGTGATAAGTCTTTATTCAAGGGTGAGGGAACTGCAACCCAAGTGGGAGAAAGGGTACTTTTATATGGCTAAATATTGTGATGAAGTACTTGTTGATGCCAGGAAACGTCAAGAAGATAATTTTGAGCTAGGTCCCAGGATGATTCCCTCAGCTTCTGCCGTTGCTACTTCTTCAAACTCAAACACCGAGAAATACTGGTGGTATAATCTTCCTGATGTACTGTTATTCTATGCAAAGGGGCTTCATCGAGGCCACAAAAATCTGTTCCAAGCACTTCCAAGGTTGTTAACCTTGTGGTTTGACTTTGGGAGCATTTATCAGCGAAGTTCAGCTGCCTCTAATAGGGATTTGAAAAACGTCCAAGGGAAGGTAGGTTCAACACTTCAGAATGAACTTTTATCTCTGATTTCTTTTAAGTGTGGTGACACTTTTTTGAGCTATTCCTTAATGATTGACACTTAATTGATTCATCGTTTGGCAGGTAACTAGTATAATGCGAGGCTGTTTGAAAGATTTGCCAACTTATCAATGGTTAACAGTCTTACCTCAGCTGGTGTCTAGAATTTGCCACCAAAATGAAGATATTGTTAAATTGGTCAAAAACGTCATCATTTCTGTTGTCCGGCAATATCCACAACAAGCACTATGGATTATGGCAGCAGTTTCAAAGTCCACAGTTCCTTCTAGGCGGGAAGCAGCTGCAGAAATCATTCAAGTTGCACGAAAAGCGTTTAGCCAAGGAACTAATGGCAATAATTTGTTTGTGCAGTTTGCTAGCCTGGTTGATCATCTTATCAAGCTGTGTTTCCATGCGGGCCAGCCAAAATCGAGGACTATTAATATCTCAACTGAATTTAGTGCATTGAAAAGGATGATGCCTCTTGGAATTATCATGCCAATTCAACAATCTCTTACTGTCAGTCTGCCAACCTATGATGTGGATCTCACTGAATCTCTTTCTTCTGATTTCTTTGCTGGTGTGGAGCTTCCTACGATATCTGGCATAGCTGATGAGGCTGAGATTCTTTCATCACTTCAGCGGCCTAAGAAAGTACGTAATTCACATTTCCTGCTTTTCCAAAGGAGGgaaattttttctttaatatattttcttgTGCTTGTTTATTTTGGTTGGAGATAAGGTTGTCTGAGAAAGTATTACAAAGTTTAAATTAGATTTCCCATATTTGTACAACAGGGATAAGTTGGAAATGCCATGTGTAGCCCACTTAATCCCTTTTCTTGAATTATGCtcttattctgtttttttttttaaatatagtcTGGTCTAGATTCAATACTTCAAGTCAGGGAGACTTCTGAACTAGATAGTTATTTCATGTGCTTCAGtagtttttttagggttttatggtATTGGTGGATGTGTTCTCTATCACATTCTCTCAACCAACTGCCTGTGGAGTCTAAATAGTGAAATGCTACATCTTTGTAACCTTGATGCCATTGTTGTATTTTCAGATTGTATTATTGGGCAGTGATGGCATTGAACGTCCATTCCTCTGCAAGCCCAAAGATGACCTCAGGAAAGATGCCCGCATGATGGAGTTTACTGCAATGATAAACCGTTTACTATCAAAATATCCTGAAAGCCGTAGGAGGAAGCTTTACATTCGTACGTTTGCAGTGATTCCTCTTACAGAGGACTGTGGCATGGTGGAATGGGTACCCCATACTCGAGGCCTCCGTCATATTCTTCAAGACATTTACATCACATGTGGCAAATTTGACAGGCAGAAAACAAATCCCCAAATTAAACGAATTTATGATCAATGCTCTGGTAAAATACCGGAAGATGAGATGTTGAAGAACAAGATTCTTCCAATGTTCCCAccagttttccaccaatggtttTTAACTACTTTTTCAGAGCCCGCTGCTTGGTTTAGAGCTCGCGTTGCTTATGCTCACACAACAGCTGTTTGGTCTATGGTTGGGCATATTGTGGGTCTGGGTGACCGACATGGGGAGAACATTCTTTTCGATTCTACCACAGGTGACTGTGTTCACGTCGATTTTAGTTGCTTATTTGATAAGGGATTGCAATTGGAGAAGCCTGAGCTGGTGCCTTTCAGGCTAACGCAGGTAAATAGTCTTTAGTACATGCAATTTTTGCACAATCACTGGATTCTGTGGTATGTTGACATTTTATGTTTCTACATGCAATTACTTGAATTTGTTGAATGACAATCTTAGTCTTATTCCCAATCTCGTTTTTCAGAACATAGTAGCGCATCGATTGTAATTTTTAGATCACATGCGTTTTAATCCTCTGTTTTCATTTGTGTTGTTTTCATTTGACATGGAACCCACAGAACATGATTGATGG
It encodes the following:
- the LOC107932336 gene encoding serine/threonine-protein kinase ATR isoform X4; translation: MHTSCPDDVVKLTAEDLVYIFHRSMWRTKSMELKVALCTAYIRISRTCPPHIWRPESLINVLCCPEPCILLIDCVQVALSVLGPHCVGERTDHTKLVLSTSSDKLIASPKVGEKRRIIDVDNFDIKRQKIDGAIKFSNANFPRDIKITDIISYGREGYADFMHESLLLFVETLNAPRVKNYTLRPDVALTALSLLSIAFCRYPQTNMSHSIFRQLQSWIPWICEQAKLDSAITVDISVYLEGIHSMLLIQGSHFFEENLFKSENDVDINVVLKLPWTHTLVVPKPHLPWKSKLFSIQVASKLGPSFSSRTGFEVLDLALHDEVEEVRKEALVCMPVMVISSGLDTLANMFRRLESLEKDKHDKVKKVIPYCLGFLSCLYGSYHGVDGIQRCSCKLFLNIKDERQIETFDYLLEGFWCSKCDSSALHKDEPNSRVMLPLEPNSLGSSHSFDFAHLYSLYIHLLFDESSEEVQLACVAAIRRVVLHGPQDALFKMRTEWVKCIDFLLLNRKKSIREAFCTQISSFLQDPVLSFLFSDGNGSSKSSEENFLDMIKNALAATEDPQIIETLLESTAEIMMAVDVYSKLFLFSLILLVDQLDNLYLTVRLNASRLIHKSCCFHFNGGFELLLSKAVYIRNELFDYLSIRLASRPKMVKEFAEAVLGVETKELLNKMIPVVLPKLVVSQQDNNQAVDTLYELAKCLNTDVVPLIVNWLPKVLAFALHQADEKELFSAVQFYHAQIGSNNQEIFAAALPALLDELICFLDGGDLNEINSRLDRVPHLIKKVARVLTDAEDLPGFLRNHFVGLLNSIDRKMLHSEDFSLQKQALKRIEMLIKMMGSHLNTYVPKLMVILMHAIGKESLQSEGLSVLHYFIVQLAMVSPSSTKHVISQVFAALIPLLEKNTENLSAHLHKVVEILEELVLKNRVILKEHIHEFPLLPSIPALTEVNKAIQEARGAMTLKNQLRDVIAGLNHENLNVRYMVVTELSKLLKLRKEDVAALVNGEGGSDMDILSSLITSLLRGCAEESRTVVGQRLKLMCADCLGALGAVDPAKLRNVSCQRFKIQCSDDDLIFELIHKHLARAFRAAPDTVVQDSAALAIQELLKIAGCEASLDENAASMSQTKKDKEPLKTSSLGIKTSYSSSGNSSRGQKLWDRFSNYVKEIIAPCLTSRFQLPNVADSASAGPIYRPSMSFRRWIFSWIKKLTAHAIGSRASIFNACRGIVRHDMQTAMYLLPYLVLNAVCHGTEEARHGITEEIQSVLNAAASENSGAAVYGVSGRQSEVCIQAVFTLLDNLGQWVDDVKQELALSQSLSSASRHQASKSKDQSLALSASQDQLLVQCKYVSELLSAIPKVTLARASFRCQAYARSLMYFESFVRGRSGSFNPASERSGIFEDEDISYLMEIYSCLDEPDGLSGLACLRKSHSLQDQLLINKKAGNWAEVLTVCEQALQMEPTSVQRHSDVLNCLLNMCHLQAMVTHVDGLISRIPKYKKTWCMQGVQAAWRLGRWDLMNEYLSGADEEGLLCSSSESNASFDLDVAKILQAMMKRDQFSVAEKIALSKQSLIAPLAAAGMDSYTRAYPIIVKLHLLRELEDFHTLLIDESFLDKAFHLGDFGFSKVMENWESRLRFTQPSLWAREPLLAFRRLVFGASNLGAQVGYCWLQYAKLCRLAGHYETANQAILEALASGAPNVHMEKAKLLWSTRRSDGAIAELQQSLLNMPVEVVGSAAISSITSLSLVPLNPQPLPGDTQAMNENQEIAKTLLLYSRWIHCTGQKQKEDVISLYSRVRELQPKWEKGYFYMAKYCDEVLVDARKRQEDNFELGPRMIPSASAVATSSNSNTEKYWWYNLPDVLLFYAKGLHRGHKNLFQALPRLLTLWFDFGSIYQRSSAASNRDLKNVQGKVTSIMRGCLKDLPTYQWLTVLPQLVSRICHQNEDIVKLVKNVIISVVRQYPQQALWIMAAVSKSTVPSRREAAAEIIQVARKAFSQGTNGNNLFVQFASLVDHLIKLCFHAGQPKSRTINISTEFSALKRMMPLGIIMPIQQSLTVSLPTYDVDLTESLSSDFFAGVELPTISGIADEAEILSSLQRPKKIVLLGSDGIERPFLCKPKDDLRKDARMMEFTAMINRLLSKYPESRRRKLYIRTFAVIPLTEDCGMVEWVPHTRGLRHILQDIYITCGKFDRQKTNPQIKRIYDQCSGKIPEDEMLKNKILPMFPPVFHQWFLTTFSEPAAWFRARVAYAHTTAVWSMVGHIVGLGDRHGENILFDSTTGDCVHVDFSCLFDKGLQLEKPELVPFRLTQNMIDGLGITGYEGIFLRICEITLSVLRTHRETLMSVLETFIHDPLVEWTKSHKSSGVEVQNPHAQRAISNIEARLQGVVVGVGAAPSLPLAVEGQARRLIAEAVSHKNLGKMYIWWMPWF